The DNA window GGATCGACCGCTTCACTAAACGCCTCGTATGCATGTCTAAAAGTGTCTCACTGGATTCAGAGCCGGCAAACCGGTGAATTTAAATCATTAAACGTCGAAATATAGCCGGTAAACAACGTcgagaaaaacacaaaaccgCAGCGGGTAGACTACGCGCTCCAACAGCCCTGACAAAATGTTAGAAAGCGGCAACATGCTCGGAAGGCGAAAACTCTAAATAGTGTCCTAAATGCACCGTACTCGAAAGCACCAAAATAATGTAGGAGAACTTTAAAACAGCGCCCGACAAAAGCCTGCAACGTCAATACAATTCATTCGCCGCCAAACAACCTCCACATCCAACCGGCTACCAATCTTCCTCCGTTCGACCTGTTTGTTTTCCCCACTGCTCCCTGTGTGAGCTGTGGAGGCGGCGGGAAAACACGGGCTAACCGCCACTTTCGGGAACCGCAATGACATTTGTACACGATTTAACAAAATGACGGCTTATTCTTTAGAAAACAACTTTGACATCGAAGAATGGAGGCAAATACGTCGAATTATTTCACTTCGCTCGGCTTCATTCATCGTCTTACCTTCACAAATGTTGGAAACGTTTGAAAATACGACCGTTAGGTGACTCCAGATCCGGCTCCTGTGAGATCCACTCCGTGCTCTGACCCAGCCGAGTAGAGCCTCTACCGGCGGAATGCTGCCTGTAAACATGTGCGGTCCGGCGGCCGAGGCGGGCTCCTATTGGTCGGCGCAGCACACGCCTCCACAAGCCCCCACCGCTCCCCCTTCTCCTCCGACAGAAGGTAATGCAAGCCGGGAGGATGCTCCATTCAAAACAATGACgcaaggatggagaggaaacgAGAAGGGAGGGGGTTTtgcaaaaaggaaagaaagggaaaaCGGGGAATTTGGGCTGTGGAAGGGAAACTTCGACCAGACAGACAGGCTTTATGCTATAACCTAGTTGTACAGACATGTAGCCTACTTTTCAGGTGCAATGATGGAACTTCTTCTTTAGTGGTTCTAAAATTatccttgagggggttccaggggATCCCCAGCAAAAAtggggaatcatttattttcactataatttcaTCCCTTAGTATCACAATGACAGAATGCATGATAATTTTGGTCAggggtttcatacactttctgttataaaacatctaaaaaatgtctcagatgggggaccctgaGACAagatcttatcaaatgggggtctgtggttTAATTTGTCTCAGTTTAAGGGTTTTTGATgagaaaaagtttttaaaaccACTGTTCTAAACAATCAGTAGACTACTATGCTCTGGTTCTAAAATGGCCTTCActtctctgtttttgtgaatgtaaacacaacaggTTCTTTGTTTCTTAAGGGGTTTTCTTCACTTTATGTGCCAGTTGTTCTATAAACATCAACCCTGCACATGCACATCATGCATCTGCTGAGGTAAGAGCCGACCAAATTTTAGCCAGTCATATCTGATAGTTTAAACAACCAATGCTATAAAATTATCTGTGTAATAActcaagataaaaaaacaatgctCAGTCAGTCACATTGTTCTTCTCACAGTGGTTACAGTACAATATTACACATAAGCGGCACTCAACAGGCGGCTCACACTCTTAATGCTACATCCTGTACAAAATAGGAAACCTTAGGTGTGACCTCAAGTGACTCAAGTTGCTGCTCTCggagaaaaaaatgatatcTAATAAACGTGTACCTTTTGATTAGAAAGTCCACAGTGCTTTGATAAATCAATTTCACCAGGAGGCTATTTCATTCATCGTGATTATCACCAAGAGAGAATGTTATCACAGTAACAAATGGCCTAATTAATGTCAAACGTAATGTTTTTAGAAAATCATACGCAGCCTACCATCTTTCTACATGACAGCGTCCCAGTGGATAAAAAGACacaatgacacattttattatatatatatttttaatagaaCAATTCAtgtcataaaatatttacatgcaGAGAATGGAAACCGGACAAAGTGGAGTGACAGATGTGGTCATAACTGCCAAAACAGGCTTTGCCCTGTGATCAAGGGCGGGTGTCACCATAGAGTTGTCTGCTGGTTGTAAGGGGGAACAAATGGTGTCATTACGGGAGTAGTGGAGCTGAAGGAGAGGCAGGCGAGGGTCCATCTCCAAACCTCTACCACACCCCCAATTCCCTGAAGgggaatatataaatatgtgtatgtgtgtgtgtgtgtgtttatatgaccAAGATGGACAGCTAGAGAGaataagtgatttttttaagtaTCTATTAacagcatctgtgtgtgttgcccTGACTAGATTTGGCACTAAAACATCCCTCTTTGACAGATCATTTCCTTAGAGGTCATTTATAGCATTCTGTGAACACCATTATATCTAAATGATGGCACCACCCTGATACACAACCACATCATTTGGCAGGAAAAATGTACTCAACGGGCCATGTGTTTTTTGGCAgtgtaaataatgatgataattaactatttttgggaaaaaaagagataCTTTTTTGAGGGCTTCATTTAAATGCAGGAAGCGCTTTAAAAACCCGTTTTCACTGTAGCAATGCTGGGAGATGTAACagcatttcaaatgtttgatattaGGTAGTCAGCGTGGGTTCGCTATGCGTTTGTCTGAGCGACCAACAAGCTCCTGCATGTCTATTGAAACATGAAGTAAGGCTGGAGATGCTGTATTATTTTGATATGGGTGCATTTTTCTGCAAAGTGAAAGatatttacagcaaaaaaaacaaaacatttggcCTTGTtatttgaaaaagaaacatcaaacaACAGTATTCAGACAGTGAttcaatttttaaataaaagtaccacACTCACTGTTCACTTAAAATGCATGTACCAGCGCATTGTACCATATTTATGACATTTGATTGGTTACAACTTCTCAGAACTCAAAAAGATATTTAACAACTTTGAGTTACAATACAAGGCAAAAACGCCATTGGACAACAgggtttcagtttttttctttaaaacatggctgacatacagtacatcattgCTCTCAGCAGACTTATATTAAAATTATACCACTCTGGACATTGTACAAATAAGTGAAAGCTTACGTAGAATTTTCCAGCGAGTAACAGTTGGTTAAAATAGTGCTCTAACTATATACAAGCCTTGGTTGGCATGTCGTCAGTACAAGCTACAAACAGATAtggatttgttttgtgttgtgctACTAGTAGGTTAAAAAGCGTTATTTATTCAAATTGTGCGGAGATGTTACTTGATTGTGATGATGCTTTTGATAAGCTATATATAAATGCAGTACCATAATATTATACCTTGTGCTTTAAAATCATCAGGGATGCCAACTATAGACCGCATACTGTACCAAGAGTAGGctcaacaaaaacatgacaaccaaaaaaaaaaatacagctgatGTACAGATGTGCAGTAATAATACAAGTTTCGTGTGTTGTTTTATCACTTTGCAAGTCTTTTGCATTTGCAAAATGTGACAGAATGAAAAGTGGTTCACAGAGTCAACAGGACCATACCATGTAAATATGATCTCatgtttgtcactttttttaaataatgaatgtttttttttaaactcaggGGGGCGCGTACCTTTACAACTGTCATCACCTCAAAACtcactttcattttaatatCTCAATAAAAATGCTAGAAACCTCTATAAAATCCTATTTACGTTTCTCTCACAGACATACTCTAACAtttcacaaatacacaacaatatgcatcttcaaataaatatgaatttcacacaaatgttgacatagactgtaaaacatctaaaaatgcTTTCAGAATGTTTTGTGAAACCACAAGCTTGTGCGAGACAGGCCTCCTTCTCTCACCGCTAGTTTCAATTTTGGTTCTGCAGAACAATAGTTTCCTTTCTCCTGCCCTGTTAACATCTTAACCCCCGTACATTTGCATTTAATAGTCTCAGCAAAAGGACACGTATAGTATGTAGCAGTCAAAAAGGCATAATTTCTATTTGATGGCACAAACTATCAAATGCCATGTTTGTCTCTACTAACCATTTGGTCACAGATACGATTGGAGTTTGCTTTCCATACCCTTTCACAGGAATTTCTAGCACAGTGGAGGTGCTGGCAACCTGACAAAGAATAATTTAGAAATCTAACACTCAATAAAACATGACACTGAGTCACCTGGTGGAAGCTAGAAAGTCACTAGCAGCTGCAGAGGGGCTAGCATAACACTGTTACCTCCATATGTACAGTAAGTGCATGTGTTTCATGATTATATGGCACTGAAttcttggtattttttttttaagtcacagGCACTGATAGTGTCCTCAGCTAACACCCTGAAACGCTGCATGTGCTGTGATTGGATATTTATTtgatagtttatttatttgatctttttcaCAATCAAGTGTTTTCAATGATATGCACTGTcagcacaggaaaaaaagaggagttTAATGGTAATCCAAAGTGCACTCTTCCACATGATTAATGCCCATTGACTGAGGTACTACAGTTCATTTACTAATAGGCGTACCAGTACCAATCACATTCACCCTGGTTGATAAATTAAAAGGAGTCAAGTTCAGATATGATAAACCGTACCCAAGCTGTAAAGAGGACACTCATGCATCGGTGATGAATGCTGCCATGAGCCATTTCTGCCGTTTTTCCCCAAGTCATGCACCGAAAGCATGCTTGGTAGCAAGTTCAAAGCAGTGACATCTGTAAGATATGTCAGAGAGGAGGCTTCTCCCAAACCGCcacagatgaagatgatgatgatgatgaacagggggaaaaaaaacaactcagagACGCGACGTTTCCCGGCCTAGACCCATCTCTCCGACGCTCTCGTAGTCAGGCTCAGCCTTGGCGGGGTCTGACCCCTCCGCCCCCTGCCCGGCCCTGTGGTCGTCATCCAAGCTACTAGTCTTTGGGATGCGAATGGTCTCGTAGCCAGGATCTGTGCTGTCCATGACGGGGTCTTCCCCCACTTGGGGCTCATCGGGCTGGGTGTAGATATCTCGGACGGTGGCGTAGAGGTCACTGGAGGATGAGGCCGGGACGAGACCTTTGATCTCTGCAATGCTGCTGTAGTCGTGTTCTTTGTCTTCCTCATTTACAGCATCgtcacagtttgttttgttgactGTAGAGTACACTGCTGACTGAAGGACACAGAAGAGACACAAAGCTGATGTGAATTGACTTTATTTAGATTCTTACATGATTAAATTCATCAGACGAAAAAGGTGATGCATTCGTGCCAAAAGATCCCTGCCTGGTTTTTCCCTCACAGCGTATTGTCTGAAATTGCATGACTATTTTCATAGcttccacatttattttttttattttttttttatctttttggtGCTTGGAGGATTGTCATTCACAGAGTAAAGTGCTGCTGTCTCGGGACTGGAAATAGCAGTTTGGGGAATAAGGGAGTTTAACACACACTTACCTCATTGTCTGACAAAATGTGGTTGTCGAACCCTGgtgcaggagagagaggggagtgCAACTGGgggagaaaagaacaaaaagataGATTTAGATATGGCAGACAGagtatgaaaagaaaagactgaGCACAGAGTCAGACGTTTAAAACACTCCAGAGGCTACAAAGTGAGCGCTTACTTATCCTGGTAAGCGGCTGTTAGGAACGTGAGCGGCTGTCACACATTCTTATTTCTAAGAATTTGGTGGCATTTTAAAATTTACAAATTTAGTGCCAACCCACAGAGTTTAAACAATTTTCTCTTTTACATATAATACTGAAACTTGTAGTAATAGAGTTGTTCCAAACGACTTTGAGGGAATGCAATTAAGATACAGTGGCAGTTCTTATTGATCTGCATTACAAAAACGCATTGGAAAACTACTGACAAGtctcaaaaacataaacaccaGTGGAAAATCTCTTATAATGTCTAAAGAGAACGCTTGGTAACTGATCAATAAAATGGACTTCTGTACTATTCCCACCAGTGGGACAGAAACAAGCCCTGCATTtgcttttttctgctgtgataCATATGAAGCTAATGTTGTATATAACCACCCATTCATTAAGAAAATTATTGAGTGAAAGTCAATAGGCAGTGACAGagactgtgatgtttttgtgcACAGCCTCTGTCCACTTGGCCTTATGATCGATGGGAGAGCCATTAATCAACAAAGCTCATCTGACAGCAGCGCCAAACACCTTAGGAGTCTAACAAGAACCTCAATATCCCCGCCAGCATTGGCTTAATACTTTCAAATTGTGTCAAATTTTTATATGCATCTCTTAGAGGAAGCTTTTTGTGTTCTTTCGTGACTTGATGCAAGGAATATATTGAGATTTACTAAGTCCTTGGTTGGAGTTCATGCTgatgcattaaaaaaagagcCGTTCACTTGTTGAGGTAAAGCACTTGGTAGTTGTCAAGGGCATATCTCCACACAAGCCACAAAACGTATGTACTGAATGAAAAACCATGCACAGAGATCCATCCATCAAACCGTCCGCCCCAGCTGCTGTGTCCTAGTATCGTCATCCAGATACATGTTTTCCTGGCATTTTCTCAAAGAGTGTAAATCAATATGATTACTTTATGAATAACGCATGTTTGGAGACATGATTACTTTTATAGATTTGACACACACTCTGCAATGCAGCAGATGCCTTTTCCATTTCACTTTAATTAGTCGACCAATTAGGCAGAGTGCCCCGGAGGAGCTTTCGTATGAAACATGGACGCAGGTGACTTGACCCAGCTACTGCGCCTCTGAGTGTGTCTCACAATATTTGTTCATCTAATTTGCAGCTCTCCGTGTTCTTGGCTCAAGTATCATCGCAAATTAAAGTGGAACTCTAATTTACTCAGTCACATATTCAGCAATAAACACAGTATTTAACCTGTGTGCTTAGATGCATATGAACTTTTAATTAGttgtaaaaactttattttcatgtatattAAACTCATATGAAGGCTGATAACAGCATGGGTTTGCTTTGTGTCGATACACACCGAGACATTACATCTGAGAGATTCATATTTTGAGGTGTTACAATAAGATGTTtgcgtgtgtgaatgtgagagaGGATTAAGGGATGGTGTGAGTGTGTACGTAGGAGACACAAAGACATACAGGACATGCAGTGTGACAGTAAGCTGATTACAGCAGCCTCAGACGATGGACAATTCAGGTGTCAATGTGTCAGTCATGCTGACATGCATGttgacacatgcacaaatgaATCAGTATGAATGCATCAGCTCAGATTATCTGTGTTCCCTGTTTTGCACGTGGTCATTCAAGTACATAACCTGCTCCAAACAAACTGTAGatataaaaaacatacagtgcAATATCCTCTATCAAACAATAGTGATTCCCTTTAGTGGCAAGCTAAAGCTCAACAGTGCTGACACGCTGTATACTGCAGTTTACCTGGACCATGTCCCCCGTGTATATCCCAACAGCCCACTGACGGGGTCAAATTAATTTCCTGCACCTCACATGAAAAGCCCACAGGCAACACACAGTCAAATGACTGCAAACAAGTGTTACTGCTGTTTATGACGGTTCAATAACCGTACAACTGCACAGGATCAAAGAAGCTGTGAATGAAAGGTCACACAagtgctgtgtgagtgtgtgtttgtgtgtgtgcgagtgtgtgtctgcagtgaaTGTTGAACCAGAAACCAGGTGTATGTAAGGAAAAATGTGTATATGATAAagactgactctgtgtgtgcgcgtgtgaaGCATTTACTGAGCTGCTACCTGAGGGGCTTCCTCTCAGACATTTACATGCAGGCACCCCAGAGTATGCactgatgagtgtgtgtgtgtgtgtgtgtgtgtgtgtgtgtgtgtgtgagacagagacagagagagagagagtttctATAGCCCATCTCATCCATCATGAAACCAGACTAACTGTCAGTGATGGTGGCCAGCTGGCGCTCACTAGgctcagatacacacacacacatgcacaacacaTACACTTTGTCTGACAAGACAAATCACCAACGGCTCCTGGTCATACGCAGGCATAAACCACGGGGAGTCTGGAACATTCAGGGTTAACCTTAAATCAGCCCCAGGGAGTCTATGTGTAGCAGAatatatgtaaacacacacgTCTTAGAGTCTCTGTAATATGGGGGGATGGGGAGAAATAAAAGAATTAATGCTGACTAGACATGCCAACAAGGTGTACATGTGGGATCATATATAAATGagaacatttgtgtgtgtgtgtgtgtgtgtgtgtgtgtgtgtgtgtgtgtgtgtgtgtatgccagTGTGGTTTGGAGATATATTGTAGCTAAGTAGATCAAGATTTCATCATAGTAACAGGGGTCAGAGGAGGGTAGCCACACCTGCTGTCCAAATGAGCAGCATTGACCACCTAATTGGCTacaacagcagagaaacaagGAAAGGAGAAGTAGATGAACTGAGGGAAAGCATACATTGAAAGATacttctggtttattacaacttgtttttgtagttttgtccatcatttcaactggttaaagctgcattaattgattttgtgGCCATTTGGGGGCAACgagatgtaaacacaacattgacatattgtcactttttaaaactgtaatggcaaacttgttagcaaaaaGCTGCCCATTCACACATTCAACAGACATGGACCAACTTTAGTTAAAAAATGATGCCTcgtgctttcttgccaagagaaaaatgagacgactgataccactctcatcATCTGTCCATTCAAAATGAAGCTGGATCCAGGAggcggttagcttagcttagcataaagactggaaacagggggaaactgctagcctggctctgacattaaaaaagaaaaatgagtaCCAGCATCTTTAAAGCTTgctaattaacatattatatctCCTTTGTTTATTCCATACGAAAATTCAAGTGTAAAGATGAGAAGTTGCAGTTTTACTGTGGGTTATGTAGCAGACAATTTCTTGGCTGgaagcagtgacttcctggcTCAACTTTGACCTATTGCACAAGTTCCCAATCCCTTAAAGCAAAGTAATGTTTGCTTGTGACCTCTACAGGTTGCATTTGTTTACAAGCTGTGACCAGTTTaaccaaagagtgattttttGTCCTTCTTCTATTTGAGTAATTTTTTGAGGTAAAATTATGTAATTCACAGAAAATGGCAAATGATTAGAGGAAACTGTAATTGGTGCggcagaaatatgttttttatgctTTCCTATCCTCTTAATCATCTAGTTTCTTGCCCACTGGAcctgttcccagatctcagcaataaATAAGACACCAAATAAAATCTAAGTCGTAATAAACTCACAATTATCATTTGAAAtaggagaaggaaaagaagaggGAAGGAGAATGCAAATAAGAACAAAAATGGAGAGTGGAGTGTAGAAATGAACAGTTGCCGCTTCATGCAGCTTTATGGCAGATTGACAATAtgatgtttgtgtacatgtgcttGTCAGTCTCTAACAGCCTGATGCAATTCTCTACTATGCTCCATAACTGTGTTAATGGATGTgcttgttggtttgtttgtgtgtgtgtttggatctCTGACGAATCTCTGCATGTGGAAGACAGCATGCTGAGAGCAGCGGCGGCAGCTCTGCTCTGTTCGGCTTACGATACTGAACCGCATTTCTTCTTTCACCTCACCTCTCCTCTATTTCTCTTTttactcttcttctctctcttctcttttctctctctttcttcaatCCTGCTTTCTTCttgtctccctcctctccactACAGAAGGCTTCATTTATTtgccacagtttttttttttcttttatcctgTGTCTATCTCACTGTCTctcatccatctctctttctccctcacccCTCATGCCTCCCGGTCCTTTCAGTGCTTTTTGAGTCAATCTCCCATCATCCCTCTGTCACTATCCTTGTTTCATCTGTTACTCTCTCCTGCTCTTCCCACTCCAGCACCCATTTTCATTCTCCTCTCCGCCTTCCACTCCTACACCTCTCAAATTTCTTCTCTCGGTTTGTCACTCTCCTTAAAGCTCAGACGTAAAGCAGCGCTGAGCAGGCAGCTTAGCAGATGATAAAGAGATAGAGATAGTACgtctccttttttctttgttctccaTCGTCTCTACTAAAACCAGCTACACGGCctctttaaaaacaatgttatAGGGGTTGTCTTGTGTCCAGCGACCTGCTCAGATGACCCACCTCATATGGGGATATCTTGGGTCATGAAGATGAGGATAACTCGGGTCAACAGAGGCAAGAAAGAAGATACTCGGCTGTAAATCTGAATGTGAATTCTTATGAGAGAAATTTgcagttttttatgttttctgttctgtgttgctttttaaattCTCCGTTCTAATGAAATATGAATCAACACACATTATGCTAACGTTTGCGTTCTGCAGGTATCTACAGGTGTGagatctctctctcacacacacacacacacacacacacactatcctCACCTCTCCATTGTGCAGCCCAGCCCCTGCCAGCCCATTCATCACCACCGGCTGGTTGTCGTTTTCATCCAGAACCTTTTCCGGTACCGGTGGAGGTAAATCCTCCTCTGGTTCCTCCACAGGCTTGTGAGATGGAACGGCAGCATTATCGGAGCGCCTTTTGGCCTCCATGTCGGCACTGTGGCGGCTCTTCTTATTCAGGTCCACCGAGGCATACTCCACCCCTGCGCACAGGGGCCCCCGCTCAGGCGTGCAGGGGCTGAGGTGGCCATTGAGGAGGACAGGGGGATGATGGGGGGGCTCATCTTGGCTGAGCTGGGCGGTACCGTTGGGAAGGCCGAGCTGCGAGGGTTGGTCTTTGAGCTCCTTGACCGTCTCGTACAGGGAGTCTTCGACACTGACATCACGTGACGCCACCGCAATCTCTTTCACCACCTGGAAAAAGGATACcaagaaaatgttgaatttttttgATAGCCAGTAGATGAGCAAAATGCTTCCAATTCATCATCACTCATCGATTCAAAATAAACTTCTCATGGAAACAATCAATTGCTCAGTCAACCAATTAAAGCTTTAATCTTCCATAACAGGCACATTCAAGCCCAGTCTGAGTGAAAACGTGATTCTGCCTTTGAGAGGTGACTTTAAGCATTAACCTCATAGGTGCTGTCCCCTGAGGCTGGCGGTCCGTCCCCGATAAGGGCGTTGTTTGGAGGAATGCTGGGGAGCTCACGATCCTGAGGACACTTGGAGGACctgagctctgattggctggagagCATCTCCTCTGACAGCTGGGGACTGGTGTCCTGTGTGTCTGAGAGAACTGTAGGAGCAGTCAAAAGGGAGAGTCAGGGCGAGAAAAATGACTTCTTGTTCGGTGACTTTCAATGTGTCACaagaacaaaatgtatttttaacactGACTTTAAAGTAGTTTTGTAATGAgtcacattttttcctttaatgtcaCTGCAAAGTAGATCAGTTGCACAGTTTTATGTTACTGGCATTTAGTATCCACCCAAGTAGAAATGACTGAGAACATTACTTATAGTAGATATggtcataaaaaacaacagctgaggCTTAAAATGAACCAAAGCTGAAAGACAACAAATATGTATCATAACACCAGCTGCTAAGcaaatgttattatcatgtaGCTGAATTATTGGACAGCAGAAACATGCTACATGTTGCCAGCAgagattaattattaattattattatttattatcataaagTTATAACAGTTAACTACATGGACAACAAAGACATGACATGCTAAGCTAAAGCTAACTGTCTTGGCTAGAGCAGCAAGAATTCCTCAagtaatcaattagtcaattgagAGTAAATGAATTTGCAATTATTGTGATCATTGATTAACCATTTTAGTCATTATTCAAACAAAAACGTCCCTccaatgtgatgatttaatgcttttcattgtcatacatgatggtaaactgaatatctttaggttttggacagTTGTACGGACAAAATTTAAAGATGTAACCACTGACTTTGGGAAATTATAACaagcattttcactattttcagacattttagaGACAAAACGATGAATCGAGAAattaattggcagattaattgataaagaaaatgatCAGTGGTTGCAGCCCTTGTCTTGGCTTACTTGTACCGCTGGTTAGAGGTCCATTGTGAGAGGTGCTGACGGCCACATCAGTCGCTGGACTCTCTGCTGATTGGCTgatcgtctctctctctgacacctGCACAACAAAGGACatcatgtttattactacagcTTCACCTCAGCAATTTCAAGTGCATGAAAATCATGTCTACAAGTCAcacaataaatgtttaattcctAAAGGGAACAGAAATCAATCTGCACCTGTCAGCTTGCACAACATAAATGACTTTTACAGCTGCCTCTGTGCAACATATTACAAAACGTTTGTGATATTATTTTTCAGGATCTTCAAGATTTTGGGGAAAACAACTCTCATATTTATAGAACTGATAACAATTTTCATGCTTCCCTATCCTTTATCTCTGCTTTTCTAAGCTTTTCAAATCATATTTCTGATTACACCAAGCTCATTATTGGTGTATTATGCATGGTTAATTAAATGTAGTGTATATTTACCCGCCAACAAATTACATCTAAAGATAGCTAACAATTTCAgcaagtgtaaaaaaacaaaattgttaaCTAATTTATGCCTAATGAAGAtatgctgtttattttctttatctcaGTTGATTGTAATTGGGTTTATGGCAGGCAGAGTTGATCTAACATCCTTCTTTTGACATTAAGTGTTCTATTCAGTAATGGACACATCACATTTTATGTTCTTAATGTCATATTGGTCCATTAATAGGAGAAAACCAAGTCAAGCATCAGGTTCAACTGAAGAGGTTAAACATAACGGCATGTAGCAGTGTCccatgaataataatgtaaaccATAGACGATGATACTTTATGGACACCCAAAGTGATattcaaggacacttcagcagagCACTGAGACTTTAAACCACGTCTCCTTGTTTAAGGCAGTTTTTCTATTTGTTACATCACATGGTAGATTCAGCAGCTCTAAATAAACTGTGAGAATGCAGTGTCGAATCAACTCTATGATCTGACACTCAAATTAACACTCTCTCAACTCCCAGATAACTGTCACTGAAAAGAAAGTATGCTaatcaacagaagaagacaggaagtGCTGAGCACCTGCTGCATTGAGGCATTATCAGAGAGCACTTTGTTCTAACTGTG is part of the Thunnus albacares chromosome 19, fThuAlb1.1, whole genome shotgun sequence genome and encodes:
- the pag1 gene encoding phosphoprotein associated with glycosphingolipid-enriched microdomains 1 — protein: MAPVLSGVWWGPEAGVAGSGAAAASGVASWLGSGQLVVVVTLSALTALLLVSVLLLLCASCQGQKKAVNGHPAVDHENLMNGVSERETISQSAESPATDVAVSTSHNGPLTSGTILSDTQDTSPQLSEEMLSSQSELRSSKCPQDRELPSIPPNNALIGDGPPASGDSTYEVVKEIAVASRDVSVEDSLYETVKELKDQPSQLGLPNGTAQLSQDEPPHHPPVLLNGHLSPCTPERGPLCAGVEYASVDLNKKSRHSADMEAKRRSDNAAVPSHKPVEEPEEDLPPPVPEKVLDENDNQPVVMNGLAGAGLHNGELHSPLSPAPGFDNHILSDNESAVYSTVNKTNCDDAVNEEDKEHDYSSIAEIKGLVPASSSSDLYATVRDIYTQPDEPQVGEDPVMDSTDPGYETIRIPKTSSLDDDHRAGQGAEGSDPAKAEPDYESVGEMGLGRETSRL